GCCGCGCCGCGTCTCGATCAGGTCTTGCGCCTTGAACGACTGGATGACGCGGCTGGCATAGCTGCGCCCGACGCCGAGCAGGGTCGCGAGCTGCTCGTGGGTGAGCGGCACGCTGTCGTTGCCTTCGATCCGCTCCATCGCGGCCAAAATCCATTTGGCAGTTCGCTGCTCGATCGAGTGGATGGCGTTGCAGGCCGTCGACTGGAAGATCTGCGCCAGCATGCAATCGGCGTAACGCGCAAAGATGTTGCGCAGCGACGGCGAGCTTCGCTTGGCGGCCTCGAGCTTGCCGACATGGATGCGCACGAAGGGACCGCCGAACTTCACGACGATCCGCGTATAGGCCGGCAGATAGCCCTCGCTGACGATGCCGCCGACGGCGCCCTCGCGGCCGACCAGAATGGTCTCGACGTCGCGGCCGTCCTCATTGGGAACGAGAAAGGTCGCAAGCGATGGCCCGCAGGGAAAGTGCACGACCTGGACGTCGTCGCCGGGATTGTAGAGCAGCTCGTTCGCCGATGTCGCCTCGGTCGTCAGATGCGGCGCGATCAGCGCGTAGTCGGCCTGGTTCAATCGCCGCAGCAGATTGTTGTAGGGCCGGCTCGCAATCTCGGTTGTCTTGCTGCTTCGCGCATCCATCCCAACGCTCTCCGATCCCCCCTCGACATTAGCTGGTTCCGCCCGCCGCTTGTGTGCACATGTGGACAGACGGGGAAACGGTGATGTGGTGCGTTTCGTTCCTGGAACACCGATGCGGGGGCGCAGGTATCGGGTTCGAGGCCCCGTCCTGATTGGAAGATCATGCAGCCCTCAATCGACGAGATCATGCAACGCCCCTCATTCGACGGCAGTGATGTCCCCGACGACGTGCTGATCGTTGAGGACGATCCCATCATCGCGATCGATTTCGAGGACCGCCTGCTCGGCTTCGGCGTGAAGCACGTGCGTACCGTTGCTTCGGTCGTGCGTGCGCTGGATGCGATCATCGACCGCATGCCCGACTTCGCGCTGCTTGATGTCGAGTTGGTGCGTGAAAAGAGCTTTGCGATCGCCGAGCGCCTGGTTGCGCTGAAAATCCCGTTCGTCTTCGTCACCGGCTACGGTGCCGAGACGCGGATTCCGCCTGAGTTCGCCGGCGTACCGCGATTGCAAAAGCCCTGCTCGAGTGATGCCTTGGAGGCCGCGCTGCGCGCGCGGGCCTCCAGGTAGCAGTGGGTTCTAAAGCGCGATGAGATCAGGATGAATCGTCATCGCGCATCAGGTTGTTGTTTGCGCATGATCTCCGCGCAAACGCGTTCCGCGTTTGTCGCGAGGGAAAACCGCTTCACACTTTTCCGGATCATGCTTTAGGCAAGCTTCGGATCGAGCGTGGTCGACCACAGCGCGACGTCGGCGCGGTCGCGCAATGTCACCGTCATCTGGCCGCTGGCGCCGTCGATCTTGACATGACCGAAGAACTGCATGCCGGCGGATGGCGGCAGGTTCTGCTTGTCGAGGCCGGGCGCCTTGACGAAACGCACCTCGGGTCCAAACGTGTTGTCCATCTCACCCGGTCCGAACGTTCCGGCATGCAAGGGGCCCGAGACGAATTCCCAGAACGGCTCGAACTCCTGGAACTGCGCCTTGTCCGGATTGTAATAGTTCGCAGCCGTATAGTGCACGTCGGCGGTCAGCCACACCGTGTTCCTGATCGGCGCCATCTTGATGAAGCGCAGGAGGTCGGCGATCTCGAACTCTCTCCCGCGCACCGGGCCGTCGCCTTGCGCGAAGGCTTCCGACCCCTTCTTGTTCGCAGCATCGTCGTAAACCAGGATGCTGAGCGGCATGTCGGAGGCGATCACCCTCCAGGTCGCACGCGAGTTGAGCAGGCCGCGCTTCAGCCAGGCCATCTGGTCCGGGCCGAGGAAATAGGATGCGGGGCCGTATTCCGTTTCCAGGTTCGGTCCGTTGGGGCCGCGATAGCTGCGCTCGTCCAGCATGAAGACGTCGAGATGCGGGCCGTAGGAGATCTGGCGATAGACCCGGCCCGGCTCCACGATGCTCTCGCGCATCGGATACATCTCATGGAAGGCGCGCGCCGCGCGGGCGGCGAGCAAGGTGATGTTGCGCTCCTTGTAGGCGGCGGGCAGATCCTTCGAGGCCGACCAGTTGTTGGTCACCTCGTGGTCGTCCCATTGCACGAAGATCGGCACCTCGGCATTGAAGGCGCGGACATTGTCGTCGGTGAAATTATATTTGTGCGCGGCGCGGAACTCATCGAGCGTCTCGGCGACCTTGGCCTTCTCGGGGATGGTGACGTTCTTCCAGGTCTTGCCGTCGGCAAGCTTCACCTCGGAGGGGATCACGCCGTCGGCATAGATCGTGTCGCCGGAATGCAGGAAGAAGTCCGGGCGGTGCTTGTGCATGGCCGAGAAGGTGAACATGCCGCCGTCATCGGGGTTGATGCCCCAGCCCTGGCCGGCAACGTCGCCGCCCCAGACGAAGCTGACGTCGCGGCGGTCAGTGGGCGCGGTGCGGAAGCGGCCGACCACCGGCTCGCTCTCGACCGCGGTATGGGAGAGGTCGCGGAAGCGGACGCGGTAGAAGATGTCCTGACCGCCGGGCAGATTTTCGACCAGCATCTTCGCTGTGAAATCGCTCTCGGGCAGCGCCGCGATCGGCGGCAGCGCGCGGGCATTCTTGAAGCTATCGGTTGTCGCCACCTCGACCAGCATCTGCGAGGGACGATCCGCGCGCGCCCAGACCACGCCACCGTCGACCGTGACGTCACCGGACTGCACGCCGTGGGTGATCACGGGCCGGTCGGCCGCGCGCGACACATAGGGCATCGCGATCGCGCCGAGCGCACCGGCGCTGGTGGAGAGGAATTGGCGGCGGGAGAATTTGATTTTCATGGGGAATCGTCTCGAGATCGGTCGGGACGACTGCGGAGGCAGCCGTCACTGCGAAGCCAACGCTATATTGAGACAATGTGACGCAGCGATTACGCGCGCGGGCAATTAGGCGTTGCCGGCGGCGCGGAATTGGGCGCCTGCGCGCTGCAGGTTCTGCGGCAGGCTGAGCAGAACCGCCTTGCGATCGGCGATCGCGGTGTGGAACTGCTCCAGCGCGATGTTGAAGGCCGTCAGCGCGCCTTCCTCGATGGCGCCGTGGTCGAAGCACCGCAGCGTGTCGCGCAGGATGTCGTCGGCCTCGCCTTGCATCTGGTCGAGCTCGTCGACGGTCTCCGAGCGCCGTGCCGCCGCGATCATGTCCAGCAGCCGCTCGCGCAGATGGCTGTTGTTGTCGCGCTCGTCCTTCTTCAGATAGCCGGCGAACCAGGCGCCGATCGAGCCCATCGCCGAGAGCGCCATCAGGCTCCACCAGATGTAGTCGCTGTATCTGTCGAGGAAGGTCTTTTCCTCGCCGTCGACGAAGGCGGCCGCGCCCGGATGTACCGGGATCACGGCGTCCTTGTCGGTGTCGGGCGTCTCGATCTTCGCCGCCAGCGGGAATTCCGTCACCAGCTGCTGGCGTATCGCGAAGAGCTGCCGGGTGAAGGCGGCGACGGTGGTTTCCGACAGGCCTTTGCGCGCCACGATGTGGTGGGCGAAGCTGATCGTCTTGACCTCGTCATCGGGTCGGTCGGGCGAGCCGCCAAAGGTGCCGGCGGGGATCTCGGCGGCTTCATAGACCGGATGGTTCTGCGCGATGGCGTCGGCCGAATCGATCGCGAGGAAGGTCGGCGTGCCGCCGTCCTTGGTGGAGGCGGCGATCGCATCCGCGGTGATCTTGCTGTTGACGGGGCCGGCCGCGAGATAGACGTCGGCCTTCTGGGTGCGGATCGCTTCGGCGGCTTCATTGGCCGGGAATTGCACGATCTCCACCTTGGCCGGATCGACGCCATATTGTTGGAGGATCACCTTGAGGAGATTGACGTTGGCCTGGGTGCGGCCGACCACGCCGATGCGATGACCGGCGAGCTGCGCGATCTTGGTGATCTTGGCGCCCTTCTTCTTGCCCTTGCCGGCCGGTGGGACCCACAGCACGACGACGTTCTTGCGCAGGGTGGCGACGGCCTGGGCGTTCTTCGGCACGTCGAGATCGCCGCGGATGATGGCGAGGTCGACCTTGTTCTCGGCGAGCGCCTCGGCGCTTGCGGTGGCGCCGTCGGTCTGGACCGGACGCAGCCGGACATAGCCCTTGCTCTGGACGAAGGCTTGGGTCAGCGCCTGCACGACCTTGACGTCGTCGCTGTTGGCCGGGCCAACGGCGACCTTCAGCGTCACCGGGCGCATAGCGAAATAATAGCCGCCGACGAGCGCGCCGACGATGGCGAGCACGAACGCGAGCGAAACGAGCATGGTC
This region of Bradyrhizobium sp. CCGUVB1N3 genomic DNA includes:
- a CDS encoding Crp/Fnr family transcriptional regulator — translated: MDARSSKTTEIASRPYNNLLRRLNQADYALIAPHLTTEATSANELLYNPGDDVQVVHFPCGPSLATFLVPNEDGRDVETILVGREGAVGGIVSEGYLPAYTRIVVKFGGPFVRIHVGKLEAAKRSSPSLRNIFARYADCMLAQIFQSTACNAIHSIEQRTAKWILAAMERIEGNDSVPLTHEQLATLLGVGRSYASRVIQSFKAQDLIETRRGSILVRNRDGLKSRACLCNEAVKDHFEEVLRGVYPTEEADSGPG
- a CDS encoding alkaline phosphatase, which produces MKIKFSRRQFLSTSAGALGAIAMPYVSRAADRPVITHGVQSGDVTVDGGVVWARADRPSQMLVEVATTDSFKNARALPPIAALPESDFTAKMLVENLPGGQDIFYRVRFRDLSHTAVESEPVVGRFRTAPTDRRDVSFVWGGDVAGQGWGINPDDGGMFTFSAMHKHRPDFFLHSGDTIYADGVIPSEVKLADGKTWKNVTIPEKAKVAETLDEFRAAHKYNFTDDNVRAFNAEVPIFVQWDDHEVTNNWSASKDLPAAYKERNITLLAARAARAFHEMYPMRESIVEPGRVYRQISYGPHLDVFMLDERSYRGPNGPNLETEYGPASYFLGPDQMAWLKRGLLNSRATWRVIASDMPLSILVYDDAANKKGSEAFAQGDGPVRGREFEIADLLRFIKMAPIRNTVWLTADVHYTAANYYNPDKAQFQEFEPFWEFVSGPLHAGTFGPGEMDNTFGPEVRFVKAPGLDKQNLPPSAGMQFFGHVKIDGASGQMTVTLRDRADVALWSTTLDPKLA
- a CDS encoding response regulator, with the protein product MQPSIDEIMQRPSFDGSDVPDDVLIVEDDPIIAIDFEDRLLGFGVKHVRTVASVVRALDAIIDRMPDFALLDVELVREKSFAIAERLVALKIPFVFVTGYGAETRIPPEFAGVPRLQKPCSSDALEAALRARASR
- a CDS encoding TAXI family TRAP transporter solute-binding subunit, translating into MKPSLKRLYGRSMTGDLDLAETPTPTSPRSAARKTMLVSLAFVLAIVGALVGGYYFAMRPVTLKVAVGPANSDDVKVVQALTQAFVQSKGYVRLRPVQTDGATASAEALAENKVDLAIIRGDLDVPKNAQAVATLRKNVVVLWVPPAGKGKKKGAKITKIAQLAGHRIGVVGRTQANVNLLKVILQQYGVDPAKVEIVQFPANEAAEAIRTQKADVYLAAGPVNSKITADAIAASTKDGGTPTFLAIDSADAIAQNHPVYEAAEIPAGTFGGSPDRPDDEVKTISFAHHIVARKGLSETTVAAFTRQLFAIRQQLVTEFPLAAKIETPDTDKDAVIPVHPGAAAFVDGEEKTFLDRYSDYIWWSLMALSAMGSIGAWFAGYLKKDERDNNSHLRERLLDMIAAARRSETVDELDQMQGEADDILRDTLRCFDHGAIEEGALTAFNIALEQFHTAIADRKAVLLSLPQNLQRAGAQFRAAGNA